The following proteins come from a genomic window of Ilumatobacter coccineus YM16-304:
- a CDS encoding EAL domain-containing protein, with product MPASPLSVAATSRFVADCRKMDMEESGESERPSGWSFPARTTAYFIVVSALSMGLLAFIGLGEIREINHDNAEIRVDRAARAAAALFEQQHSEFAVDCSVDGSPVVIKIDSIDRLEPAPSWDSLLDTVAQVNQGAANIFRYNAESAAFDRISTTFTDASGARLGNSQVEPGIIAEGHPAYDSLVDSQPYSGEVPVAGRSRYAYLVPIVDGAEATVGILAVDVGFVDDLTVSNSQAARRVLITMIVLLSVMAASGIVVMFFAFRPMNRLIKVAHDVGSPGASTAVGLTDRRDEIGYLASGLAKVVELRDDLEHRAYNDDLTGVPNRAAFVRELDERISRFRTVDEPATLGFALLIIDLDSFKAVNDAFGHQAGDELLKSVMRSLGEALLPGEFLARLGGDEFALLTAPGDIAPEAIEAAAQRVTRSVTEVRQTRAGETTMTASVGVAVLPEHGVSIETAMTNADLALYAVKRNGRGHWQLYSPSMSSSNQRRIHLASELRRALHEHEISLEYQPLYAATDGQLRSVEALARWHHVVEGPIPPVEFVAAAENAGLISALGEYVIEAVCAQIGRWCDDQLDTPVVAVNVSTMQLWQPEFLEMLRASIRRHGVEPGRLCLEITESVVVQRDDAKTRRLLDDIIALGVTLSIDDFGTGYSSLSYLHDLPVQQVKIDRMFLAEASRDPKKAQLFAGIISLGLNLGLDVVIEGVETFADLELARRHGAHLVQGWFLDAAMPADIVSERFGTIAAPWVGTQLAFDPPPA from the coding sequence GTGCCGGCGTCCCCGCTGAGTGTCGCCGCCACCTCAAGATTCGTAGCAGACTGTCGAAAGATGGACATGGAGGAATCGGGCGAGTCCGAACGCCCGTCGGGGTGGTCGTTTCCGGCTCGGACGACGGCGTACTTCATCGTCGTCTCCGCCCTCTCGATGGGCCTGCTCGCCTTCATCGGACTCGGTGAGATCCGCGAGATCAACCACGACAACGCCGAGATCAGGGTCGATCGGGCGGCGCGAGCTGCGGCCGCGCTGTTCGAGCAGCAGCACAGCGAGTTCGCCGTCGACTGCTCGGTCGACGGGTCGCCCGTCGTGATCAAGATCGATTCGATCGATCGGCTCGAACCCGCTCCGTCGTGGGACTCGCTCCTCGACACCGTCGCGCAGGTCAACCAGGGCGCGGCGAACATCTTTCGGTACAACGCCGAGTCAGCGGCCTTCGATCGGATCTCGACGACGTTCACCGATGCGTCGGGCGCTCGTCTGGGCAACTCGCAGGTCGAGCCGGGCATCATCGCCGAGGGCCACCCGGCGTACGACTCGCTCGTCGACAGTCAGCCGTACAGCGGCGAAGTGCCCGTCGCCGGCCGCTCCCGCTACGCCTACCTGGTGCCCATCGTCGACGGGGCCGAGGCGACGGTCGGCATCCTGGCGGTCGACGTCGGATTCGTCGACGACCTCACGGTGAGCAACTCCCAGGCCGCGAGACGCGTGCTGATCACCATGATCGTCCTGCTGTCGGTGATGGCGGCGTCGGGCATCGTGGTGATGTTCTTCGCGTTCCGCCCCATGAACCGGTTGATCAAGGTCGCGCACGACGTCGGATCGCCGGGCGCGTCGACGGCGGTGGGCCTCACCGATCGTCGCGACGAGATCGGCTATCTCGCGAGCGGACTCGCGAAGGTGGTCGAACTCCGCGACGATCTCGAGCACCGCGCGTACAACGACGACCTGACCGGGGTGCCGAACCGTGCCGCCTTCGTGCGCGAGCTCGACGAACGCATCAGCCGGTTCCGCACCGTCGACGAGCCGGCGACCCTCGGTTTCGCGCTGCTCATCATCGACCTCGACTCGTTCAAGGCGGTCAACGATGCCTTCGGCCATCAAGCGGGTGACGAACTGCTCAAGTCGGTGATGAGGTCGCTCGGCGAGGCACTGCTGCCGGGCGAGTTCCTCGCTCGCCTCGGAGGTGACGAGTTCGCACTGCTGACCGCGCCGGGCGACATCGCCCCGGAGGCGATCGAGGCCGCAGCCCAGCGAGTCACTCGCAGCGTCACCGAGGTGCGCCAGACGCGTGCCGGCGAGACCACGATGACGGCGAGTGTCGGTGTCGCCGTGCTCCCGGAGCATGGAGTCAGCATCGAGACCGCCATGACCAACGCCGACCTCGCGCTCTACGCCGTGAAGCGCAACGGTCGAGGCCATTGGCAGCTGTACTCGCCGAGCATGTCATCGTCGAACCAGCGGCGGATCCACCTCGCCTCCGAGCTGCGGCGTGCGCTCCACGAGCACGAGATCAGCCTCGAGTACCAGCCGCTCTACGCCGCCACCGACGGACAACTGCGATCGGTCGAGGCGCTGGCCCGCTGGCACCACGTCGTCGAAGGGCCGATTCCGCCGGTCGAGTTCGTCGCCGCCGCCGAGAACGCCGGCCTCATCAGCGCGCTCGGCGAGTACGTCATCGAGGCGGTCTGCGCACAGATCGGACGGTGGTGCGACGATCAGCTCGACACTCCGGTCGTCGCCGTCAACGTGTCGACGATGCAGCTCTGGCAGCCGGAGTTCCTCGAGATGCTGCGAGCGTCGATTCGCCGCCACGGGGTCGAGCCCGGTCGTCTGTGCCTGGAGATCACCGAGAGCGTGGTGGTGCAGCGCGACGACGCCAAGACGCGTCGCCTGCTCGACGACATCATCGCGCTCGGCGTGACGCTGTCGATCGATGACTTCGGAACGGGCTACTCGTCGCTCAGCTACCTGCACGACCTCCCGGTGCAGCAGGTCAAGATCGATCGAATGTTCCTCGCCGAAGCGTCGCGCGACCCGAAGAAGGCGCAGCTCTTCGCCGGGATCATCTCGCTCGGGCTCAACCTCGGCCTCGACGTCGTGATCGAGGGTGTCGAGACCTTCGCCGACCTCGAACTGGCCAGGCGCCACGGCGCACACCTCGTCCAGGGCTGGTTCCTCGATGCGGCGATGCCCGCCGACATCGTGTCGGAGCGATTCGGCACCATCGCGGCGCCGTGGGTGGGCACACAGCTCGCCTTCGATCCGCCTCCTGCCTGA
- the groL gene encoding chaperonin GroEL (60 kDa chaperone family; promotes refolding of misfolded polypeptides especially under stressful conditions; forms two stacked rings of heptamers to form a barrel-shaped 14mer; ends can be capped by GroES; misfolded proteins enter the barrel where they are refolded when GroES binds) — MAKILKFDDEARRALEAGVNKLADAVKVTIGPKGRNVVLDKKFGAPTITNDGVSIAKEIELEDVFENMGAQLVKEVATKTDDIAGDGTTTATVLAQAMVTAGMRNVAAGANPMAIKKGIEAAVAAAVESIQSQAKDVDDKSDIASVATISAADASVGEVIADAIDKVGKDGVVTVEESNTFGTELDFTEGMQFDKGYLSPYFVTDTERQEVVLEDAYILLHSAKISTVQTMLPTLEAVMQTGKPLVIIAEDIEGEALATLVVNKIRGTFNAAAVKAPGFGDRRKAMLQDMAVLTGGQVISEEVGLKLDNVTLDLLGTAKRVVITKDNTTIVDGGGESSDIEARVNQIKAEIENTDSDWDREKLQERLAKLAGGVALIKVGAATEVELKEKKHRIEDAVSSVRAAIEEGVVAGGGTALIRARGAVQKVVDSLDGDEKTGAKTVWTALIAPGLNIANNAGLEGAVVVKEVEAAEGSMGMNAATGEMMDLIAAGIIDPAKVTRAGLQNAASIAAMVLTTECLVADEPEDDAGMGGMPGGGMGGMGGMM, encoded by the coding sequence ATGGCAAAGATTCTGAAATTCGACGACGAGGCGCGCCGCGCACTCGAAGCCGGTGTCAACAAGCTCGCTGACGCCGTCAAGGTCACCATCGGCCCCAAGGGTCGCAACGTCGTGCTCGACAAGAAGTTCGGCGCTCCGACGATCACCAACGACGGTGTGTCGATCGCCAAGGAGATCGAGCTCGAAGACGTGTTCGAGAACATGGGCGCCCAGCTCGTGAAGGAAGTCGCCACCAAGACCGACGACATCGCCGGTGACGGTACGACCACCGCGACCGTGCTCGCTCAGGCCATGGTCACCGCCGGCATGCGCAACGTCGCCGCCGGCGCCAACCCGATGGCCATCAAGAAGGGCATCGAGGCCGCTGTGGCCGCCGCTGTCGAGTCGATCCAGAGCCAGGCCAAGGACGTCGACGACAAGAGCGACATCGCTTCGGTCGCCACCATCTCGGCCGCCGACGCTTCGGTCGGCGAAGTCATCGCCGACGCCATCGACAAGGTCGGCAAGGACGGCGTGGTCACGGTCGAGGAGTCGAACACGTTCGGCACCGAGCTCGACTTCACCGAGGGCATGCAGTTCGACAAGGGCTACCTGTCGCCGTACTTCGTCACCGACACCGAGCGCCAGGAAGTCGTCCTCGAAGACGCCTACATCCTCCTGCACAGCGCCAAGATCTCGACCGTCCAGACGATGCTGCCGACCCTCGAGGCCGTCATGCAGACCGGCAAGCCGCTGGTCATCATCGCCGAAGACATCGAAGGCGAAGCGCTCGCCACCCTCGTGGTCAACAAGATCCGCGGCACGTTCAACGCTGCTGCCGTCAAGGCCCCGGGCTTCGGCGACCGCCGCAAGGCGATGCTGCAGGACATGGCCGTCCTCACCGGTGGCCAGGTCATCAGCGAAGAAGTCGGCCTCAAGCTCGACAACGTCACGCTCGACCTGCTCGGTACCGCCAAGCGCGTCGTGATCACCAAGGACAACACCACCATCGTCGACGGTGGTGGCGAGAGCTCCGACATCGAAGCTCGTGTCAACCAGATCAAGGCCGAGATCGAGAACACCGACTCCGACTGGGATCGTGAGAAGCTCCAGGAGCGTCTCGCGAAGCTGGCCGGTGGCGTTGCGCTCATCAAGGTCGGCGCTGCCACGGAAGTGGAGCTCAAGGAGAAGAAGCACCGCATCGAAGACGCCGTGTCGTCGGTTCGTGCGGCCATCGAGGAAGGCGTGGTCGCCGGTGGCGGCACCGCCCTCATCCGTGCCCGTGGCGCCGTGCAGAAGGTCGTCGACTCGCTCGACGGTGACGAGAAGACCGGCGCCAAGACGGTGTGGACCGCGCTCATCGCGCCGGGCCTCAACATCGCCAACAACGCCGGCCTCGAAGGCGCTGTCGTCGTCAAGGAAGTCGAAGCCGCTGAGGGTTCGATGGGCATGAACGCCGCGACGGGCGAGATGATGGACCTCATCGCTGCGGGCATCATCGACCCGGCCAAGGTGACCCGTGCGGGTCTCCAGAACGCTGCGTCGATCGCCGCGATGGTCCTCACCACCGAGTGCCTCGTCGCCGACGAGCCCGAAGACGACGCCGGCATGGGTGGCATGCCCGGCGGCGGCATGGGCGGCATGGGCGGCATGATGTGA
- a CDS encoding cytochrome P450, which yields MAQIDVLVERITAGDADFIHDPYPTLDELREATPIVWNEATQQWMVTRFADVSAALKNRSLGRDYTHRFTHEELGREAPDARWARFNEHERWSLLSIEPPDHTRLRRLVSKVFTPRSVNRLADDIARFSDDLLDRCDELGTFDLLADYAQPYSVAVICSMLGVPTVDTQRLLDWSHAIVKMYELSASDDTKRAADDAAAEFIEYTRALIAEKRAHPDGLLVSELARVEDEGDTLTEAEIISTTMVLLEAGHEATVNTLGNGFRALMHHRDQWERVTSGAVTYASAVEELLRFDAPLHMFERWVLEPGVEIAGQRLEVGDEIAMLFGSAQRDPRRFDDPDTFDVGRDDPAHVGFGGGIHFCIGAPLARQELARSVQGFAERFPDLRLVVEPTYHPTFVIRGLTELRLSTS from the coding sequence ATGGCCCAGATCGACGTGTTGGTGGAGCGGATCACGGCGGGTGACGCCGACTTCATCCACGACCCGTACCCGACCCTCGACGAGTTGCGCGAAGCGACGCCCATCGTCTGGAACGAGGCGACGCAGCAGTGGATGGTGACCCGATTCGCCGATGTCTCGGCCGCGCTCAAGAACCGCAGCCTGGGTCGCGACTACACGCATCGATTCACCCACGAAGAGCTGGGCCGCGAGGCGCCCGACGCTCGATGGGCTCGGTTCAACGAGCACGAGCGTTGGTCGCTGCTGTCGATCGAGCCGCCCGATCACACGCGCCTGCGCCGCCTGGTGTCGAAGGTGTTCACCCCGCGCTCGGTGAACCGTCTCGCCGACGACATCGCCCGCTTCTCCGACGACCTGCTCGACCGGTGCGACGAGCTCGGCACGTTCGATCTGCTCGCCGACTACGCGCAGCCGTACTCGGTGGCGGTGATCTGCTCGATGCTCGGCGTGCCGACCGTCGACACCCAACGGCTCCTCGACTGGTCGCATGCGATCGTCAAGATGTACGAGTTGTCGGCCTCCGACGACACGAAGCGAGCCGCCGACGACGCGGCAGCGGAGTTCATCGAGTACACCCGAGCGCTGATCGCCGAGAAACGAGCGCACCCCGACGGGTTGCTCGTGTCGGAACTCGCCCGCGTCGAAGACGAAGGTGACACGCTCACCGAGGCCGAGATCATCTCGACCACGATGGTGCTCCTCGAAGCCGGTCACGAAGCCACCGTCAACACGCTCGGCAACGGGTTCCGAGCGCTCATGCACCATCGCGACCAGTGGGAACGCGTCACGTCGGGCGCAGTCACATACGCGTCGGCGGTCGAAGAACTGCTCCGGTTCGACGCTCCACTGCACATGTTCGAACGGTGGGTGCTCGAACCCGGCGTTGAGATCGCCGGCCAGCGGCTGGAGGTCGGCGACGAGATCGCCATGCTCTTCGGCTCGGCACAGCGAGACCCGCGTCGCTTCGACGATCCCGACACCTTCGACGTGGGCCGAGACGACCCGGCGCACGTCGGATTCGGCGGCGGCATCCACTTCTGCATCGGCGCGCCGCTCGCCCGACAGGAGCTGGCCCGATCGGTGCAGGGGTTCGCCGAACGCTTCCCCGACCTGCGCCTCGTGGTCGAACCCACGTACCACCCCACCTTCGTGATCCGCGGACTGACCGAGTTGCGCCTGTCGACCAGCTGA
- a CDS encoding YajQ family cyclic di-GMP-binding protein yields the protein MASFDVVSEVDRQEVKNAVDQAQREIANRFDFKNTNSTIEQNELVITLHTSSRDRLDALRTVMEEKLVKRGVSLRGVDYGDIQEATQNTVRQVMTIAVGISQEKAKIINKMIKEKAPKGISSQTQGESIRVNGKKRDALQETMALLKASDEIGIPLQFENFRD from the coding sequence ATGGCAAGTTTTGATGTGGTGTCCGAAGTCGATCGTCAAGAAGTGAAGAACGCTGTCGACCAAGCGCAGCGAGAGATCGCCAACCGGTTCGACTTCAAGAACACGAACTCGACCATCGAACAGAACGAACTCGTCATCACGCTGCACACCTCGAGCCGCGATCGGCTCGACGCACTGCGCACCGTGATGGAGGAGAAGCTCGTGAAGCGTGGCGTGTCACTCCGCGGCGTCGACTACGGCGACATCCAGGAAGCCACCCAGAACACCGTTCGTCAGGTCATGACGATCGCGGTCGGCATCTCGCAGGAGAAGGCCAAGATCATCAACAAGATGATCAAGGAGAAGGCCCCCAAGGGCATCTCGAGTCAAACGCAGGGCGAGTCGATCCGCGTCAACGGCAAGAAGCGCGATGCGCTGCAGGAGACGATGGCGTTGCTCAAGGCGAGCGACGAGATCGGCATCCCCCTGCAGTTCGAGAACTTCCGCGACTGA
- the groES gene encoding co-chaperone GroES: MNLKPLDDRIVVRPAEAETQTASGLVIPDSAKEKPQQGEVLAVGPGKRSETTGELIEVGINVGDIVMYSKYGGTEVSSGGEDLLVLNSRDVLAIVG, translated from the coding sequence ATGAACCTGAAGCCACTCGATGACCGCATCGTGGTCCGGCCTGCCGAGGCCGAGACGCAGACCGCATCCGGTCTGGTCATCCCCGACTCCGCCAAGGAAAAGCCGCAGCAGGGCGAAGTGCTCGCCGTCGGCCCGGGCAAGCGCTCCGAGACCACTGGCGAACTGATCGAAGTCGGCATCAACGTCGGTGACATCGTCATGTACAGCAAGTACGGCGGCACCGAGGTCAGCTCGGGCGGAGAAGACCTGCTCGTCCTGAACAGCCGCGACGTGCTCGCCATCGTCGGCTGA